One part of the Vicia villosa cultivar HV-30 ecotype Madison, WI linkage group LG6, Vvil1.0, whole genome shotgun sequence genome encodes these proteins:
- the LOC131613644 gene encoding uncharacterized protein LOC131613644, with product MASPSNQNVGSSSQQQHLQEQDQEQQLVPQITCSIPLDKLEVICELMVDFDNLEKHDVHLTENMVFQGWGPLFYDLCGPVYPDLVKEFWVHANVMPKAILSIVHGEFFSITEPLIRKLFGLMNVEGVTEATPRTDWDVVYAEIFQNGQKSK from the coding sequence aTGGCTTCCCCTTCAAATCAGAATGTTGGTTCGTCTTCTCAGCAACAACATCTACAAGAACAAGATCAAGAGCAACAACTTGTTCCCCAGATAACCTGTTCGATTCCTTTGGATAAGTTGGAAGTTATCTGCGAGTTAATGGTAGACTTTGATAATCTGGAAAAACATGATGTTCATCTCACAGAAAATATGGTTTTTCAAGGTTGGGGACCTTTGTTCTATGATCTGTGTGGTCCAGTCTATCCAGACCTAGTGAAGGAATTCTGGGTGCATGCAAATGTTATGCCTAAAGCAATTCTCTCCATAGTTCATGGTGAATTCTTCTCAATCACTGAACCCCTCATAAGGAAGTTATTTgggttgatgaatgttgaaggTGTTACTGAAGCAACTCCTAGAACTGATTGGGACGTTGTGTATGCTGAGATCTTTCAGAATGGACAGAAGTCAAAATAA